Part of the Pan paniscus chromosome 3, NHGRI_mPanPan1-v2.0_pri, whole genome shotgun sequence genome is shown below.
AGAACAATGCTGCCATTTTAATTTGGCAATGCAAATGATACGTAAAAGTGAACGATGGAGACATCCTTACACCAAGCGTTGCAACTATTTACTCAAGACAGTTCACCCTGAGTTGGATTGAGTTGAATCTCAGTCTCaatctctcccccacccccgtGTCTCTCTTTGGCAACCCCGCCTCCAATAGTAGATACTAACATTCTCAGTAGGGAAATATTCAACTCTCTTCCGAGTCATAATATTTACATGAGATAAAAAGGGGATCACTCTTTAACATTGGAATCTTTGGGGATGACTGGCCTCTTTTCCTCCCAATTCCTACCTAGTCCTTGCGAATGCAGTGTCCTGGAGGATGTGAGGAGGTCGCTGGAGGGCCAGGCGCAGAGTGGAGACTGAAGGTTGGGTGCCACCGCCAGGGTGGAGTGTCCGAAGGCGAGAAACGTTTCGTTTGTAACGAAGCCAGAGACATAGGCCCCCCAGTTTCAAGGCTAGGACCGGCTATGCCTGCCACCATCCTCCCGCAGCTTCCTGGCCGAGGTGGTAGGGCGCTGGGGTTTAGACCCAAGCACTGGATCCCCGCGGGGAAATGCAGAAGGTCCGCACATCAGCTCTCTTCTGAAGCAAGTCTTGGCTTGACTCCTTAGCACTATTCATGCTGACGAAGGACTTCACCTTACCCCAGGTCAGATTCTAAAGTCCGTGAAATAATAGATTTAAACCAGTCTTGAAGTTAATGAAGAAAGATAAAGGAAGAGGAGGACCAAATAACATTGCTTCTATCttagaaggaaataaaactgGCAAATATAACCCTTCCTTCCCCCAGTTTCAGACTCAAACTCAAGCTGACCCTTAAAAACTAGTGCTTAGTAAACGAAGGTTATCGAAGCGGAGTACGCCCTCCTGGCTTTTCGTGCTTGGACCCAAATGAGCGCTTTGACACCAATAGCTAAACTCCGTCCGTCGGTGGTGCTGATCAAGTTTTATTCTTGAGCCATTTATTgcgtttatttctgttttctgcgCATTAAAATTGTAATTAATGATCTCATCCAAATTTGCTGTAGCGACCACCTTCCAATGGTGTGTTACTTTAACATGCTGAATTCTCAAAATTGTCAAAGGGTTTTCCTTCTCCAGCCCGCAGTTCAACCCTGTCGGGAACGTAAAGATCAGCCAGAGATGGAAGAAATTTAGAGAGTAAAGGAAGCCACCCTTCAACTCCTAAACTCTAGATAGACATCCCACCACCACTGTCCAGGAGCTGGTACATCTCCATCTCCCATAGCAACTCTAGAATTGAGAGTAGGCGCCAGAGTTTTGGAGAGGGTTTTCAAAAGCTTACAGTTCCCAGGGTGTACCTAGATACTTCTGTATCTAAAGTTTCCGCCTGAATTTTGATGATTCTACCCCCATGTAAACCCAaaggaaataacaacaataatcaaAGGGAGAAAAGTTAAGGGAAAAAACTCCCTCACTGTTCTCAGGTATAAACATCATCTGACAGATAAATATTCCTATTAAACGGATTCAGTTTTCAGCGAATTGAGTAACCCATAAATGATAATGAACGCGGTGGGAAGCGACGGGCGGGGGGGAACTcgggaatgaaaaaaaaaaataaagtggaggagaaagaacagaaaaggaaagcagGAGGTGGAAAGATGGAAGAGGACGATCCTTTGGCCTACAAGGGGATTAAGGACAACTATAAGGCTTAAGGAGCAACAAATTAATTTACACAATTCTGGGAGAGCCCAGATGGCCTTTAATTAATCCCTTCAAAAGAAGGAGCCAGGCCAGGGCTGCGCCGGCTGCCTGCTCCATTAGCTCCGTTTTACAAGGGACCAGACTTGGTTCGAGGTGAGGCGCCCTCCAGagctggtgggggaaggggataGGATGACGCGAGCGGGCTAGTGGGGAAGCAAGGGAAGAATATGAACTGCTTTTCCATAAAAGGGCTGAGTTTTCATTATTCCtctctttaaaaagtaataccCTCTTCGTCTCTgcttccccctcccctttctcattttatttagcaCAATTAATTGAGGCGGCCACTGGCCCCAGCGCGGAACCGCACCACTCACCAGCTCCCGCCCCTCCTGGCCCCGCCCACAGGAGAAAGAAGTAGGGAGCGGGAGGGGACTAGGCGGGCGCGGCCCTACGCCTGGCCCGCCTCAGCCAATCAGAGGGTGCGGCGCCCCCGAGTGGGCGAGCCCCAGGGGCGACGCAAGGATCGAGGCGGCGAGCTATTGGACACGGTGGTTACGCCCCCGGCCTGCGCCCGGCTCGCCGGCCCCCGCAGCCTCGGAGTGACGTCCCTCAAAGTTCTCATTTTAGTCCCCCACTTCCCCCTCCCTTTCGTCCCCCAGCTAAAGAGGGGTAGGGAGTGATGCAAATGTTTTATTACCTTTGAGAGCTTCATCCGAACTGTCAGGCccggagggagagaggaaaggagagaaagagcgGAGGAGCCGCGGAAAGGGTCAGTTTGGCCAGAGGACAGGACTTAGAAGACCGAAGCCTGGGAAGCCGCGAAGAAAATGCCAGAGAGGAGAGTCAAAGGCTGAgagtgagagggagagagggagcgggggtggggcgggggtcgCCAGGCCCGTTTGCAGAAGTGGACTGACGAGCGGCGCCGAAACCCAGCCGTCAGACTTTTCACACttagtcttttgtttttctgtgtttttcctccccctttttcttttcaatattgcCAATCCAGTGCCCCGTGGGCCAGAGGGCAAGGCGGGTGGAGGTGAGGATCTGGGAGCCGCGGGGATCCGTGGCACTGCCCTTTCTGGCGCAGCAGCCCGGGGCAGCGTGGGCGGAGGAAGCCCGCACAGAGGCTAGATTTCCCGCGGGCTGGATGCGCTTTCTCCCCGGGCACAGTGAGCGTCGAATGCGAATCAGCCGCGCGACCGAAAGAGCAGAGCATCCCAGTAAGATCAGAGGAGCGCCACGGGCTGCACAAGGCGTCCTTTGAATCTCCCCAAAGAAAGCAAgccacccccaccctccaactTCAAAGTGGAGATTCGGCAACTAACTTTGCTACAAACTCTCCGGAGCCAGcctgggttttgttttgcttatttccCGGGGGCAGAAGATGAGAAGTAGCGCACTTTGAACAGCTAGGAAAagtgaggaagagagaagagccaGGGATCGAATCTAGGACTCGCAGAACCAAAGGACTGCCTAGCCCGCCGGGACGCCTGCTTTTCTCGGCGAGCTGCCGCCTCCCGCGTGGAGGGTTTGGACATCTCTGCTGCGCAGCTAGGCGAGCAACTCCCGGCGGCGGCATTTTTGGTCCAGTTGGCAGCTCGCCTCCGGGCGCGCCGAGTGCCTCTCCGCTCGCGCCCTCGGCGCTTCCGGCTCCTCTGAGCCCCGCGGGGGGCACCAGCCAGCGCCCTCGCTGCAAGGCTACGGTCTCCGGCGTGGCCGTGGGATGTTAGCGGTGGGGGCAATGGAGGGCACCCGGCAGAGCGCATTCCTGCTCAGCAGCCCTCCCCTGGCCGCCCTGCACAGCATGGCCGAGATGAAGACCCCGCTGTACCCTGCCGCGTATCCCCCGCTGCCTGCCGGCCCCCCCTCCTCCTCGTCCTCGTCGTCGTCCTCCTCGTCGCCCTCCCCGCCTCTGGGCACCCACAACCCAGGCGGCCTGAAGCCCCCGGCCACGGGGGGGCTCTCATCCCTCGGCAGCCCCCCGCAGCAGCTCTCGGCCGCCACCCCACACGGCATCAACGATATCCTGAGCCGGCCCTCCATGCCCGTGGCCTCGGGGGCCGCCCTGCCCTCCGCCTCGCCCTCcggttcctcctcctcctcttcctcgtccgcctctgcctcctccgCCTCTGCCGCCGCCGCGGCTGCTGCCGCGGCCGCAGCCGCCGCCTCATCCCCGGCGGGGCTGCTGGCCGGACTGCCACGCTTTAGCAGCCTgagcccgccgccgccgccgcccgggctCTACTTCAGCCCCAGCGCCGCGGCCGTGGCCGCCGTGGGCCGGTACCCCAAGCCGCTGGCTGAGCTGCCTGGCCGGACGCCCATCTTCTGGCCCGGAGTGATGCAGAGCCCGCCCTGGAGGGACGCACGCCTGGCCTGTACCCCTCGTGAGTACTACCACCCGCGCCCCGATGCCTGCCTGCCGTGCCTGTTCTGCCCACTCCCGGGTCGCGGCTCCTGGTGTGCATGCCGCTCGGTCCATCCTGTGGCCCGCCCCAGTAGTTTGACAGCGCCGGAATCACACCAGTTAGGTTGGGACAGGGCTTCCAGAAAGGGATTCTCGCTTTTCTGAGCTCGCGTGGCTGTATCCAAGCGCCTCCCTCTCTCTAAGTCTTGAGTACGCCTGGGCTGAGccggtgtgtgtgtgttcgtgtggaCCACAACGCGGTGAGGGACGTGTGTCTCGTCCGAGGCCCTGGCTGTTCCTGAAACGGCCTGGCCAGGACCGCAGGCCTGGCCTGGGTTAGAAagatggggaggagaggggaggagaggccaCTGCATCCCTGCTTTCCCGGCTCCTCCCTGTCGTCCAGCGCCCCATTCCGCCTTCGCCAGCCTAACCTGCTGCCTCTCTTCGAAGCAGTGAGGCCCGGCAGCGGTGAGCCCTCCACCGCCCGGGAAGTGAGTGTATTTGCATGCACGTCTCCGCCTGGGGTGTCCCCACCTCACCTCTTCGCCCTCGCCGCCCTAGTACACTCGGCCTGGGTGAGCCCATTGAAGACAGTCCAGCGTCCCCAGGGCAGGGCGAGCGCTTCCAGCCTCTCACCAGCGCTGGGCCCGCGCTTTCCCACCTGCCTCCACTCTGGGGGCTGGCACACGTTGCGTCCGGGCACATTTGGGGACATCGTGGAGCTCAACACCCTAACACAAGAGCGAGCCAGGAGAAGAGTGAGATGAAGGGACACGGCCTGGGGAAAATGTACCATCCCGCAAAGACCTTGCTTGAGGCAAACTGAGTTGCCCCAAGATCACGCTAGTCTTCGGGGTAGTAGGCCGCAGCGCCGCGGAGGCTCCCAGCCTTCCAGGTGGACTTCAGGGCCCAGCCTGGGGTCCTTTTCTCGCTCGGTTCTTCGCCTTTCAGCCAGTCTCCGAAGTTTCTTCCAAGTCTCCGGACCTCCTTAGTGCGGCTGAGCGGCAGTAACTGCGGGAAGTTGCGAAAGCCAAGTGGAGGTTCTCTTGGGAAGCCCGGGGACTGTGGCAGCCGGGCCTGGTGGGGGTGCCAGGGAGACGCTATTGTATCGGTTTTGATGGCCGTATTAGGGGCCGCCAACAAAGGCTgtgccccctcccccttcccctccccccctcGGCTGCAGCGACGTTAGACTTGGGGGCGATTTCGCTCTCTTGTGTGCAAAAACAAGGACCCCTTTGTTGCCTGGACACAGGTTAGGGAAgcgttgaaggaaaaaaaaaatctagttattCTCACTTAAAGGCTCCGGGGCCGAACGAGCACCGACTGGATTAGGAGGCGAGAGTGGCCTTTTTCCGGCAGTCGTTAATTTAATGGGGCCTTGCGATTAGGCTCTGGCAAACTTTAGCAATAGGCTCCCTAGCTGTTTGACGTCGGTGTTGAGCAGAAGGTATTTACTGCTGCGCCAAACACGCGGCTTTTAAAAAACAGGTGGATGTAAAAAGGCAAAGGGAGACGCGCCGTTAGTCTGGAAGCGCCACTACACTTCTGGTGTCCGCCACAGACTGAGCTTTCCCCACAAAACATTGTTTTTCGAGTTCGTTTTTTTCCCCTAGTGCAGCCGCTTGTAACCGATTGTTTTTCCCCCTCTCTCGTTGTTTATTGGTTCTCACAGATCAAGGATCCATTTTGTTGGACAAAGACGGGAAGAGAAAACACACGAGACCCACTTTTTCCGGACAGCAGATCTTCGCCCTGGAGAAGACTTTCGAACAAACAAAATACTTGGCGGGGCCCGAGAGGGCTCGTTTGGCCTATTCGTTGGGGATGACAGAGAGTCAGGTCAAGGTGAGTGGACCTTGCATACCTGGAGGGATAGGTACCGCCCCTGTCGCGCGCGCGTGCACACAtgggcgcacacacacacacacacacaccccccaaacTAACAAACAGTCGCCTGGGAGGTGCGAATCCAAGGAGCTTGGGGAGAAGTTGAGAGCAGTGAAGGAGGGTGGGGACTACAAAGGCGCTGGGGTCTTGCAGGCGGGCAAACTCTTGATGAACAAAAGGAATCAAGTCCCCGCCTTTGAAATTAGGTTAATCTAGATAGCAGCATGTGCTGGGGGACTCACCATTATTAGAGAATAAAGGCATTACTGAAATATCAGCCCAGAGAATAGATCAGGCCAGTTAGACAGCTTCTACATATCCTATCTGTAGCGATATCCAAGTTTTTGTTTGTCAATTCAGTCTCCACTAGTTATATAATTTCCTAATGTAGATCAGTATTACAGGGCTACTGTATTAATttgcaagtaaaaataaataaatccacagGATCTAACCACTTGCCATAGATGAACCTGTTTTTTAGCTTAGCTTAAGGCAATCGCTTTGGAATagtaattttacaaatgaattgACAAGATTATTACTGAATTATAGGCTTGAATTTggtttaaaataagtttattaacAGATTTAGGATTTGCACTATTCATGACAacaatttataattaaaacatcACTTTCCTTATAATTGAGTTGTATAGTATATTTCCAAGGAAAcaaatttcagaaattttttcCTAAAAAAGAAAGGGATTAAACAAGCTGGGTAAATTCAATCTAATGGTTTCTTATATTTCCAATAGTCTCTTTTGtccttctttttcagtttgttatGTTTGTTTCTTTGGGGTGTAAGTCTGTTTTCATTAGTTCTATTGTTGCTTCTTAAATTAAGTAGGAATAACATTAGCCATGTCTGCTGGCTAGTGTATTTCCCCCTGGACAGCCATCATAAAATACATTTCAGGAGTGATTTTGTATGTGGCCATTAGGATACCATcacagttaaaattattttttgcagtAGGTTGGTACAGAGCCTACTGCGATAATCTGGAGGTCTTCATTTTTCACCGTAAATATGTCTATATGGCTAGAAGTGAATTATTATagctgtataaagaaaataaacatcacTTTCTTAACAATTCTGATTCTCTAGATAAAATACATAATGGAGGACAAGAATAAAGGGAGGATAATTCAATATCTTTGGGAAATATGTTGCTTCTTGCTGATGCTTTAGGTAAAATATGTGTCAAACATCATGAATaagcttaaaaatatttgtattaaatgTCTTGAGCAGGAACACagttaaaataacatttgaaagAATAGACATGCCAATTGTGGAAAATAATGTAATTGACAATTTTTCacgttttaaaaataaccaatggTAGTTCTAGCCTTCACTTTACTTTGGGTTTATGAAGAACATTAAAGGCGATTTGAAGTTTGTATTTtaacagatcttttttttttttttgaagtgcaCCATACATTGCAAGTAAAAACTGGGAGGATATTTTTTATctaccatgtttgtacacattcaGATCTGAGATAagtgaaacaaacaaatgtttaaaaGTGAAAAGGAGAACAGAAGTAATTGGGGCAAATGCTGTGCTTTCCCCCCACAATCTATACCGAAAAGCAAGTACGTGTCAGGTTGTTTGAAATTTCTTAATTTAAGAAAGTAAATAAGGAATAAAATCACAGCCACTGTGGGGCAACTTCATGAAGGGGGAAAGTTTTCAACTTCAAACTGGAAGGCAGGAAAGTGAACTCACTTTTAGGGACACTCATTTTTAAGTTTCcgagttttgtttttacttttgagaaCTCGCTCACTGACAACCTCAATACTCTTGTGTTACCATCGCTATGGCAACGGCAGTCAGTTTGTTGGTGCCAGTTACTCAGGGGGAACTTGGGGCGACGGAGACTGACTTTGACGGCCGAGAAAAGGGAGGGTTGCGAGGGAGGGCAGCAGGCCTTCGGGGGGCCGCGGGAGGGCCATCGAGATGCGGGAGTGGTAGCACGGCCTGGATCTGCTCGTTTAATTCCTCGCCCttgcctcccctctcctcccttttctCCGCCCTCAGGTCTGGTTCCAGAACCGCCGGACCAAGTGGAGGAAGAAGCACGCTGCCGAGATGGCCACGGCCAAGAAGAAGCAGGACTCGGAGACCGAGCGCCTCAAGGGGGCCTCGGAGAACGAGGAAGAGGACGACGACTACAATAAGCCTCTGGATCCCAACTCGGACGACGAGAAAATCACGCAGCTGCTGAAGAAGCACAAGTCCAGcagcggcggtggcggcggcctCCTACTGCACGCGTCCGAGCCGGAGAGCTCATCCTGAACGCCGCCGCCCGCCGTACCTTCCCGGCTCcggcctccacctctggggccgCGAGGGGCGCGGGGACCGCGTTCACGCCGCGCCTGCCCGCTCCTCGGGGCCCGGAGGACCCGGCCCTGCCTGCGGGGACCCTTTGCTATTTTTGAGATGtacatatctatttttttaaccttGAAGTTGTGGGAGGGGATGTAGGGGAGAGAGACTCCGTGGTTGATAAGGCAAGAAAGACCACCAAATGCACTGCGTAAATGTCGCTACTGAAACCCGCAGCCGGGCCACGGTCCCAGCCGCGTCCCCATAGGCGGGCAGCGGCCTCAGCGCCCGGGTCCCCCTCGCCCCCAGATTTTGCCCCCGCGGGCGGCGGGGTAGGGGGCGCCGAGAGGTGCTGTGGAAGGGTTCACGCCCACCGCGTGGGGGACCTCGGAGCGAAGCGGGCGGGCGCTGCCACCGATGGGAAGAGGGACGTttccccccccacacacactgctGTGCAACTAAAGTAACCTGTTGAAGGCTCTTTGTAAATAAATCGTGAGTTACACTGACTAGAAGTTACTTTAttgtgaatatttaaaatgtaaaatgctttttTGAATTTCGTATAAAAAGATGgaccttcttccttctcctcctcccctttgaAGAGCGACTCAAGCCACACCTTCCCTTTTATTTTGAACTTAATTTGAGAAGCGTAGAATAGAATGTCCCCACCTTCTCCGTCCCCTCCTCTCGTTCCTCTTTCCCGTTTGGATTTGCAGAATCTCACCTTTGCCCTTCACCTCTTctcgccctgccctgccctgcccacccccTGGATCTGCACTGCGCTCCCGCCCCCCGGACTTGAAGTGGTAGACGTGGGAACCAGGGAGGGCCTCTCACCTGCCTCCCTGTTCCTCTCTGAAATTGCACAGTCGTTTGTTGCTATTTATTagtgatttaaataaaatattggggaGGGAGGGGCTACAATAGCTTGTATTTAACTCCTTTCTGATAAAAATGCGTGTTAAAGTAGGTGGTGGGAATTGTTACAACCGCTCTGGGTCTGAAACATAAAAATTCATTTAGTTACTGTAATTGAATTTGAAGTGTTTTGTATCATAAGAATACTATAGAATatgtaaattgttt
Proteins encoded:
- the NKX6-1 gene encoding homeobox protein Nkx-6.1, which codes for MLAVGAMEGTRQSAFLLSSPPLAALHSMAEMKTPLYPAAYPPLPAGPPSSSSSSSSSSSPSPPLGTHNPGGLKPPATGGLSSLGSPPQQLSAATPHGINDILSRPSMPVASGAALPSASPSGSSSSSSSSASASSASAAAAAAAAAAAAASSPAGLLAGLPRFSSLSPPPPPPGLYFSPSAAAVAAVGRYPKPLAELPGRTPIFWPGVMQSPPWRDARLACTPHQGSILLDKDGKRKHTRPTFSGQQIFALEKTFEQTKYLAGPERARLAYSLGMTESQVKVWFQNRRTKWRKKHAAEMATAKKKQDSETERLKGASENEEEDDDYNKPLDPNSDDEKITQLLKKHKSSSGGGGGLLLHASEPESSS